The Athene noctua chromosome 10, bAthNoc1.hap1.1, whole genome shotgun sequence genome segment CGGGGATGGACACACATCGGTGAGGCTGGGCACGTGGCGGCTTGCAGCAGCCGGGGAGCACGAGCAGCCGCTGCGCTTCGTCAGGTTTGACGTTAATTAGCACGGCTCGGGGGGGCCTGGCGCAGCTCCAGGGGGCTGGCGGTGCCAGGGCACTCACcgcctctccctgccctgccagcaccgGGCCCTGCGATGCCGTTTGGCTGCGTGACGCTGGGAGACAAGAAAGATTATAACCAGCCGTCCGAGGTGACCGACAGATATGACCTGGGCCAGGTCATCAAAACGTGAGTTAGTCCCTCCCTGGGTCCGGGGGTGCCCTGGGGACCACAACTTCCTGCATGCCCTGGGCTGAGGAGTGGCATGGCACTGCTCACGGAGGCTTTTGGGGTGCCAGTCCCCAGCTGGGATGGACATGGTGCATTTTGGGGTGGTCATCCCCTAATTAGTCCCTAAGGCTGGTGGGCGCATGAGGGTATTCACCACCGGCtccgaggagggcagcgaggtttccctgctgctggtggctgcagccagGTGGCTTCTTGTATCCCTCCCTCTTCCCGCCAGGATCTGCGGGAATTGCAGTAATTCCGCATGATCCTGGCTCCCCTGAGTGCCGCGGGAAGCAGGAGGGCTCTGCTTCAGCAGAGGAAAGGGCAGATGTCATCTGCGGGGGAGCAgagtgctgctgcttctccacaaCTTTTATTGCCGTGTTGGGGAACCCTTTCAGAAGCACCCTACAAAATGAAGCCCTCAGACCTGTTAAGAGCAGTTTGACTCTAAAATATGCACCAGAAATTTTTCCACTGGCCTGCAAAATGCTGGGACTGCTTGGCCGTGGGTCATGCCCGCCTGGTGAGGTTATGCTGGGTGGCGGTGGGGACCTCTTTGGGTGCTCTCAAAGTTTTGTTCCATCCTCCGGGCAGCCTGTCCCAAAGCCCATGGGTCCCGGTTCCCTCGCACCCAGGGTAGCAGCCATGAGGATTCTGGTGCAGCCAGGGGGGTTGGAAAGCCAAAGGCTTTGCTGGAGCAGTGCTGGGTGCTCCCTGCAGGCTCTCCCATGGCTCCGGCCCGGCCGATGGGCTCGAGCACCATTAATAATAGAACAGAAATATTGCAGCATCCCCAGGCAACCAGCACatctccccttctttcttcccGACTGCAGCGCCCGCATTGATGTCAGGGCGTGCTGCTGTTCTGCCTCGACATGGGCAGCTTCGCAGTGGATCTTACTCTGGCTGCCATGGGGAAGGGGCTTTTTAAGCAGCAGTTTCCCCTTTCCTTATCTATTTGTTTATTCCGTATCAGTTTCTTCTCACTGCCCTTTTTTTCCACCTCCCTCTGctctggaggggtttttttagctgcAGCTTCCTTCCATCCCTATGGCGTCTCCCCTTGCTGGTGGGCCCAGGGACCACCCAAGCACCCCAAGCTCGGTGGTCCCCGGGGGGGTGACGGCTGCATGCACCCTTGCAGGGAGGAGTTCTGCGAAATCTTCCGGGCCAAGGAGAAGACAACGGGGAAGCTGTACACCTGCAAGAAGTTTCTGAAGCGGGACGGGCGGAAGGTGCGGAAGGCAGCCAAAAACGAGATCATCATCCTGAAAATGTGAGCTCCAGGGATGAGGTGGGGTCCCATCCTGCCAGGCAAAGCAGGGACCCCCACCCATGCCCCTGTCTCTCTGTAGGGTGAAGCACCCCAACATCCTGCAGCTGGTGGACGTCTACATCACCCGCAAGGAGTATTTCATCTTCCTGGAGCTGTAAgtttggggggtgcaggggggctggCTGTGGGTGCTCCCACCGCGGGGGgatctcagcagagctgctgttggCAGGGCCACTGGCCGGGAGGTCTTCGACTGGATCCTGGACCAGGGCTACTACTCGGAGAGGGACACCAGCAATGTCATCCgacaggtgctggaggccgtcgCCTACCTGCACTCACTCAAGATCGTCCACAGGAACCTCAAGGTGGGTGACGGGGGGgtgggagcacccatgggtgctggtgtgccccctgccctggcactgaCGGCCCCTGTGCTGGCAGCTGGAGAACCTGGTGTACTATAACCGCCTGAAGAACTCCAAGATTGTCATCAGCGACTTCCACCTGGCCAAGCTGGAGAATGGGCTCATCAAGGAGCCCTGTGGCACCCCCGAGTACCTGGGTGGGTGAGAGCCAGCTGGGTGGGCGCACAGGGGTGGGTGGCACTGCTGGGGGTCCAGCAGGTCCCTGATGCTCCCCACCACCCCGGGGACCAGTCCTGGGGGTCCCATCTGGTCCCTCCTGATGGGCACAGATGCTTCTGGCAGGTCCCTCCCGCTCCCCATCACCTCATGGACTGATTCTGGGTGCTCCTGGTGGGTTCCTGGTGCTCCCCATGACCCCAGGGCTGATCCTGGGTGCTCCCAGTGGGTCCTTCTCACTTCCCATCACCCCAGGGACTCATCCTGGGTGCTCCCCATGGGTTCCTGATGCTCCCTGTCACACTGGGGACTGATTGTGGGTGCTCCCGATAGGTCCCTCTCACTCACCATCACCCCAGACCTGATCCTGGGTTCTCCCAGTGGGTCCCTCCTACTCCCCATCACCCCGGGGCTGATCCCGGCTTCTCCCGGTGGgtccctcctgctccccatcACCCTGGGGGCAAGGGGACAGGGGTTGAGGACCCCAGGGCAGGGCCGCTCTCCTGTCCCTCGCAGCTCCGGAGGTGGTGGGACGGCAGCGGTACGGGCGGCCAGTGGACTGCTGGGCCATCGGCGTCATCATGTACATCCTGTGAGTGCGGGGCAAGGGCCggggcagctgtggggggcagagGCCTGGGGGGCCAGGCTGAgccccctgccctgtccctcagCCTCTCGGGGAACCCCCCCTTCTATGAGGAGGCAGACGAGGATGACTATGAGAACCACGACAAGAACCTCTTCCGCAAAATCCTGGCTGGGGACTATGAGTTCGACCCACCGTACTGGGACGACATCTCGCAGGCGGGTGAGCCCCATGCCGCAGGGGGACACACAGGGTCCCATGTTGTCCACCCCGGCGCTGACTTTCCCCCACTGTGCCCCCAGCCAAGGAGCTGGTGACGCGCCTGATGGAGGTGGAGCAGGACCAGCGGATCACGGCAGAGGAGGCCATCTCCCACGAGTGGTGAGGGGCAGCGGGGGTGggcggggggctgaggggggctggtgggggccactcacccttcccccccccatccccaggatCTCTGGCAACGCCGCATCTGACAAGAACATCAAGGATGGCGTCTGTGCCCAGATCGAGAAGAACTTCGCCCGGGCCAAGTGGAAGGTGGGTGGGGGTGCCCTGGGTCTGTTTCCCCGCTCAGCCGAGTCCATTCCCCCGTCACAGAGCTGCCAgtcttggggcgggggggggaagctgcCAGCCCCTGCGACCACGCCAGCCCTAGCAGGCAGCCCCGGTGGGGGTCCCGACGCCCCGGTGAGGGCTCCGGGTGCAGGGGAGCCCCCATGCCTCACGGCGTCCCGCCTCTCCCCCCGCAGAAAGCCGTGCGAGTGACCACGCTCATGAAACGCCTGCGGGCGCCCGAGCAGACGGAgacggccccggcccccgccgcggccccggccccggcccccgctgcCACCGCTGCCACTGCCGCCACGGACACTGCGGCGCCCGCGGCCCCCAGCACGCCGCCCGCCGCcgagcagcccccggccccgggcacGCCGCCCGCCACCACGTGTAACGGGGACGGGGCTGCCACCGCTGCCACCACCGGCACCACCGAGGCCCCCAGTGAGCAGACCGGCtgagcggcggcggctcccgcgccCCCCTCTCTGTACATAGCCCCGGCATGGTCCCCCCCgcgcccctgcctgcacccccttTTCTACGTGCCCCGACGGAGAGCCGGCCGCGGGGCAGAGCCCTGCATGGAGCCcgtcctccccccccctcctccccctcccgccAAGCCCCTCCTGGCCCCCTCGGTGGCTTTGCCGGTCGGTCTGTCCCCCTCCTGCTCTCTCAGTCTGTCCCCCGCCACCGTCCCCGCCCCGGGGATGCCCAGAGATacggggcagcccccccggcctcACGCCCCGCAGGGCTGGAGGGTGTCGTGCGGAGTCCCCCGGGACACGCGTGCATGTGCGGGACCGCGGGGGGGGGGCCGTgcgggatggagggggggggccCAGCGGGCACAGCGCCTGGTACGCCCTCTCCGaccccggggggggtgggggagtgggggggggcaCGTTGCAGGTGGTGAGGGAGCACGGGGCCGCCCCTCCCGGGGGCAAGACACACGGCCCCCCCACGCGTCGTGTCTGGAGGATCCCAAATGGCCCCCCCGTGGCCTCCCCTCCCCGGTCCCCGCTTCCCTCCCCCGCCGCTGCATGTCTGCAGGGCCGGCTCTGCCTGCGGCTGCCGCCAGCCCACCGCGTGCCCgcgcccccccgtgccccccgcgCTGTATCTCTGGCAAATAAAGACCCCGCTGAGGACAAACTGAGACAGCACCAGCGCCGCCTGCCCTGTCTCTCTGTGGGGCCCGGGGTGCCGGTATTGGCTTCGCGAGCAGGCAGCACATGGGGCGGCTCCTGCCGGGGCTGAGTGAGGCGGGGCGGCCCGGAAGCGACGGTACTGCCCAGGCAGTAAGGGCGGCGAGGCCCTCGGGTGGCTCGTCCCAGTCACCCCCCGGGAAGGAGCTTCGTGGCCCAGCGGCCATCGTTAGGCTTCAGGATACacgggcgcggcgggcgggccgccCAGGGGCGAAGC includes the following:
- the CAMKV gene encoding caM kinase-like vesicle-associated protein, yielding MPFGCVTLGDKKDYNQPSEVTDRYDLGQVIKTEEFCEIFRAKEKTTGKLYTCKKFLKRDGRKVRKAAKNEIIILKMVKHPNILQLVDVYITRKEYFIFLELATGREVFDWILDQGYYSERDTSNVIRQVLEAVAYLHSLKIVHRNLKLENLVYYNRLKNSKIVISDFHLAKLENGLIKEPCGTPEYLAPEVVGRQRYGRPVDCWAIGVIMYILLSGNPPFYEEADEDDYENHDKNLFRKILAGDYEFDPPYWDDISQAAKELVTRLMEVEQDQRITAEEAISHEWISGNAASDKNIKDGVCAQIEKNFARAKWKKAVRVTTLMKRLRAPEQTETAPAPAAAPAPAPAATAATAATDTAAPAAPSTPPAAEQPPAPGTPPATTCNGDGAATAATTGTTEAPSEQTG